The Monodelphis domestica isolate mMonDom1 chromosome 5, mMonDom1.pri, whole genome shotgun sequence DNA segment ATGGCAGGGATGAGACCTTAGCTAAACCTTTTTCTGTCTCCCTCAGTATCTTAGCACAATAATCAACACAAATATTATACTTCGACTTCTTGCTCCCAATTTACCCCTATCAGCCAGTCCCAGAAGCTACTCAGGGCTATCCATTCTCTGAAAGACCAAAGAAACTAGCAGCAAAATGACTAAGACCCAGTACACACTCGTGCTATCCAACTCCACCCCCTCACTTACTTCATTTCCACTCAGTCAGGATGACAAGAGCTGGAACTCCTGAATTTTCCCTGAAACATTAATCTAGGGAGAAAAAAGATCAATGCAATTCAGTAGTTTTGGAAAGTATTCAAACCAAGAAAGCTGGCACAAGCCCAAATGAAGTCCTCTAACAATGAAAAAGTGTCCACACCAAGAAAAAgatgagtaaacaaaagaaacATTGAAAGAATAGAGAAATATTATGATTTAAGATAGGAGTTGTTCATTGTTTTGTGTCATAGCCTCCCTTGGCAATCTGATGAAAATTATGGATGCCATCTACAATCAATGTTTTATTCTGTCAACAGTGAACATAGTAAGCATCTAATATATGATTGTTGACttgaaaaatgcataaaataaaatacaaaaaattacaGAGTGGGGCACCTGagtagatcagtggatagagagtcaggtctgaagataggaggtcctggattcatatatggcctcagataattcctagctaagtcacttaaccccatttcctagctcttcctgctcttttgccttagaactaatatataatattgattttaagttcaaaggtaagggtttttttaagattacagagaaacaaaattatatttaaatatgttatcaaaatagtttgtaaaaaattatttaaaccaGGTAAAGAACGCCCGGAATCAGAGAAATccaagagataaaaacaaaaaatgcaaagaaagtcTCAGAGGAAAAGAATGACATGACTAGTAGAATTACAAGAAAAGCTAGAGGaaataaaacaagataaaaagtaaaattaaaactttccccctttaaggggaaaaaatggaaggagaactTAGAACAGAAAATAGAAAGATTTATTCCAGGTCTTTATCACCTATGCTGAAATCACCATCCGTTTTCTTCTGCTCCTCTCCAATGTTTCATTGAACCCTCTATGCTACAGTAATGGTCCATTTCCTCTAAATGGGGAGAGGTAAAGGCAATAAATCCTCTCCAGacctaaaataaaaatggagtgtatatatatacatatgtgtgtgtgtgtgtgagtgtatgcatatatatagcgaactttattggttcttttttttaatccttgccttgAGTCTTAGAAGAGATAGAAGGAGCAGTTTCAAGGTAGAagggaggtaagggttaggcaatggggttaagtgtcttgccttgGGCTGCATGCGCCATATTTCAATCCAGGACCTCCAAGTTCCAGGTCTTGGATCTCTACCCCcgtaagccacctagctgtcttctaTCACTCATCTTTTTAGGGATGTTGGCTGTAGAGAAGGGGGAGctgaagatgaagaaaccaaaggaaTTTTTTGGCAGAAGAGTCTTCTCCTGTCTCCCTTGCAGTAAAACTTGAATCCATCTTTAACAGAGggcattgaattgaattgaagcaaCTGGCTTGATCTGCAACTAAAGGCTCTCAGTTTGGACCAAAattggaggaaggaaaaggttCCTAGATTCGACCTTAATAGGGAACTTAATGGACATCTaggatgggaggttctgagtagCAATGGCTGGTCTTTCCCTGGAAAGCCAGGACAGCTCAGTGCTGGCCATCTGGCAGACAAGGGACTAAAACAGCGTACTCTCTAGGACTTTATGAGTCAACTGAATTTTGCACAATGACATTGAGAAGttaaaagtaaaggaaggaagcaaaagaGCCTGGCTTCCCCTGCAATGATGCTGCGGTCTTCAGTCAGAGGGTTCTGCTAATTAAACTCATCATCAACTCCCCTTATTGTGGGCTATGAACTTCTTCTGTTCCTCCAGGAGGACTCAGCTCTGACCACACTCATTGGTGAGGACTTAATATGAGGCTTGTTTTCCCCAACAGGTACAGGGCTCAAAGAATCCATTCCCAGCCTCTACTCAAAATGGCACCTGCCTTTTCACCCAGCTCTAAAGAGAGCTAGATCCAGGGTCAGAAGGTGTGCTTCTGAATCCCGTTTTTTCCCACTTAATAATGGCAAAACCTTCAGTAAGcaattttccctctctgagcctccgttttcttcacctgtaaaattggAGTTTAGTTAGGATGATCCCCAAGATCCCTCCCGACTCTAATTTTCTGTCTATGATTTGACCTCCCTTCAGAAAGCCTCGGGTCTCATGGGGGAAATTTAACACAAAGGCACAGAAACAGAGAACATCGGGGCCTGAGAAGGGGGAAAGCAGACCAGGAAGACATCCAGAAGGAGGCATTTGTAGCTGTCTCCGCTAGCACCTAGTGCATAGTATAATCTACATGGTAAGTGTCTAGTAATAGTTTATTaaagaaagaatgatgaacaaatcctgaggagagaaatggttgtgttttttgcttttttttttgcccttagAAGAAATAGATCTCTTTCATTCTACTGAAAAGGAGTTAAacttaatacaaaataaaatataaatgggcTTGCGCAAGACCACAAAGCCCTGGCAAACGGAGCATAAAAAATGCTAAAAGGAAATCAATGTGAAGGGTCACATCTGAGGCATGATGGGATTGATCAGAGAAAGCCtcctgggaagagaagggaatggagcTGAGTTAGGAAATGAGGTAAGATTTGTGCAAGAAGGAGTCGGCATGATTCATACCTCATCCAAGGGTCATCAGCTCAGACATCCCAGAAGCCCCATCCACTCTGGATGGCTTCTAGCCTCCATCTTCTGCTTGCTGGCTCAGATGTCCTACAGAGAGAGAAAGGCCCATCTTCCCAGAGCCCAATTAGGGGCACCAGggcagaaattgttttttaattttccctgCACTCTATAAAACAAAGGCAGAAGAAGGATGCTATTTTATAGGGACTGACAGACAGCCTAAGTCAGCTTTGATATCTGCCCCCATGGTGGGGAGAAGGTGGAGTCCCCAGAACAAATACTGACTATACAAGGAGTGAGGAACGAACCCTTCACGCTCATAAATGCTTCCTCAGTCTTTTTATGCAGCCCAACCCCATGGGGCTGGGAAATATAAGGGAAAGGGATGGCATCAGCTTCCTAAAGACAGCCCAGTGCCACCTCCTCTTTggccttttccctcttctccagaGCACCATGTCCCGCCGTTCTTTCCGCTCCAGTACCAGCTGCAGAGTCCAGAACGTCAGCTCCTACTCAGCCTACGTGCCTAGGATGGGTGACCGCTGCTGCATCAGCGCTGCTCCCTACCGAGGGGTGTCCTGCTACAGGGGACTGACCGGCTTTGGCAGCCGCAGCATCTGTGGGGGCTACAGGGCTGGCTCCTGTGGCCGCAGCTTTGGCTACCGCTCTGGGGGGGTGTGTGGACCCAGCCCCCCCTGCATCACCACTGTGTCTGTCAACGAGAGCCTCCTGACCCCCCTCAACCTGGAGATGGACCCCAATGCCCAGTGTGTGAAGCATGAGGAGAAGGAGCAGATCAAGTGCCTCAACAGCAAGTTTGCTGCCTTCATCGACAAGGTGAACTGGGGTCAGACAACTTCCCTAGGGCAGGCAGAATTTGTACCAGCCccctctgagcctctgtttcccctTTGGGGAAAATGAAGGACGGAACTAGATGGCATTCAAGATCCTTTAGTTCAGCTTTAAAGCCTCTGATCCTATAGGATCTAACAAAGACCCATAAGGCCAATGTCCAGAGGCTCAGTCATTGCTACCTCCTTCCCTGCCCCAGTTAGGGTAGAATCCCCAGCCCAAGACTCTGAGCCACTCTTCCACGCTCCCTCCCATCCTTGGGCAAGAAAGGCTCAAACACAGAGATGGGGATACCTTCCCAGGGGTCTTGGTGGGGGCTCAGAAAAGAGTCGttgagaaggagggaaggactCCACAGCAAAATGGAAGATTTGGACTAAACAgtctctagggtcccttccagatctagcaGTCTTTGAGAAACACAAATGAAAGTTTAAGGAGGCAATGGATAGATAGGTCAGCCAAGAGAGCACAGAGACTCCTTGCAAGGGTCCTAAGGGAAATACAGTTGGAAAGGGATACGCATTTACAAGTTCCAAAATGCACATACTAGTATTGTATATTTTACTGCGCAAATAATCCCTAGTGtggttaagaaaaagaatgctttctTCTGGAAACCTGGGTTCCAGTCTTAGCTCCAACGAATGCTAGCTGTGAGACACTGGAGAAATCATTCATGTCTCTAAGTCTCAgggtcttcatctgtaaaatggaactatAATAACTGTCCCACATTTCTCCTTCATGGGagctattgtgaagataaaatcacGAATATGAAAGGATTCTGGAACGTATAAAGGCTATACAAATAGAAGCTGATAATATTTTCTGAGAAGAGAGAGCTCatggcagagagaaagaagatgggTCAGTAATGGCTCTGCTGTTAGCAGATGAACAATTACCTGTCATTCACCTGGAAAACAGGAATGAGTGTTTGGGGAGATGGGGATAAAATTTGTCGCTTCTTTTTGCTGGGtaataattcctttaatttccccATTGAGCTTCCAAAAGGTAGGCGATGAGAGTGGCTAGAGAAACCCAAGAGATGAGCTCcatctcaattcaattcagcaagaaCTTATTGTGTGTTGAGCAGTGAACTAGACACTGGAGACCCAAAGACCAAAATGCAATAGTCTGGCCTCAAGGAGCTAGGGGCTccaagagatgaagagagaggatGTCCTGTGCAACCAAGCAACTCTCTCTACTATTTCCACATGGAAGCATAGAGCCCTGCGGTGTTAGAATTGAAAGGAGCCTCAGGGATCATCTAGTCCCAGAATCACAGTTCCAAAGATCATCTTGTCCAAGACATGCATAGGAATCCCCCCTGCCCTAGAGGACCTGATAAGTGATTGATCCAGCCTTTGCCTAAATTCCTCCAGTGAGGAGAAATGTCTCTCCTGAAGGCATTTGCACAGTCTTGATTTGTTTGGGAAATTTCTTCCTCATACAGCATAGAAATCTGCCTCCTGGCAAGTCCCACCCATTGCTTctagtccaaccacctcatttttttAGACCCTGACTTTCTGGTCTAGTAACAGCTCTAATACTGAAAGTCAAgaattaggcaaatggggttcaatggcttgctcagggtcacacagctaggaagtgtttgagatcagacttgaacccaagtcttccagactccaagcctggcttctctatccactgttccacctaccTAGTTAGGAAACTACTtccagacagaaagaaaaagatgacagaaTCAGAGCTGGAATCTAGATTGAGTTCTCTTTCTACTGTTCCACAATTTGTTAACAACCTCACATCTTGAAATATTTGCCTGGCCTCCTAGGTGAGGCCCATCAGCTCCTGATTGTCCTTGGCCAGTGGGCCATCCCAGTAGGATGTGCAATGGAGAGAGAGCTAGCCTCATAGCCAGGAAGCCTTGGCTACATGAGACTGTGCAAGTCTCTCCTCTCCACTCTGGGCATTTCTCTAAGATGGGAAGATGCTAAAGACCTTCatagggaaggggggagaagTCCTTAGCCAACCACAATGTAATCACAGGTTGAGCCTCTACTCTAAGGAGAAGGGGTAGGAATGAGAACATTCGCCCGAGAAGTTGTCTTGGTCTCTGGCCTtttgtcaacatttgcttttattCCGATCCGTTTGTCCATGCTTTCCAAGGGCTGCTGAGGCATCCTCTCCCTCTGACTGTCCCCGATGACTTTTCCCTTCCTTGGGATGGCAGGTTCGATTTCTAGAGCAACAGAACAAGCTCTTGGAGACTAAGTGGAAATTCTACCAAAATCGGAAGTGCTGCGAGAGCAACTTGGAGCCTCTGTTCAATGGCTACATGGAGACCCTGAAGAGAGAGCTGGAGTGTGTGGAAGCTGACAGTGGACGCCTGGCAGCTGAGTTCAATCACATCCAGGAGGTTCTGGAAGGCTACAGGAAGAGGTGAGTGTTGAACTgattgagtctgaatgcagattgaagcataccattttccacttaatttccttcatgagtttttttcttctctgtgtgatatgtgtcttcttttatttttttttaaacccttaccttccatcttggaatcaatattgtgtattggttccaaggcagaagagtggtaagggctaggcaatgggggttaaatgacttgcccaaggtcacacagctaggaagtgtcaatccactgagctaccaagctgccccctatGTGTCTTCTTTTAGAATAAGATAAGTAAAGaagtatgtattgcatgatagcacatgtataatctatgtcAGATTACTCCCTGTCTCCAGAAtaggggaagggatggagggagggagacagttggGATCTCGACAAGTCAGaaagtaaatgttaaaaactgtttctaataatgtattacatgaaagtccTGATATAGTTTACCActtctgggaaggagagagagaatttgaatggcaaaatgtcagaaaacaattgccaaaaattctacaaaaataaaattcaatttaaaaattgtttccacaAGGAGTTgggaaaatagaataatattttgatggagggaaaaaagaagaggtgAATGCTTGTGGAAAGAACGatagaaattagagaaggatTCAagttaaacaacaaaaaagaacttcCCATTGGGAACTTGTCAGGCATCTAGGCACAGGGGGACAGGAATTTGTGGAGTCTCTTTCCCTGGTGGTAAGGAGTCAGGGAGAGGTTAATCACAGAAAGAATTCTCAGCTCTCTGGGCTCCACGAAGGGTGTTTTGTCTTGGCTCCTGAATGGCAATGGCAACATTAAGAGCATCTTCTGACTGATAGTGAGTAAGCAAATTCTCTATTGAAGCAAGATTTCTTTTCTATCAGGGCATCTTCAGGCAGTaagtcaggaagaagaaaatgtaattatAGAATCTGTAGGAAAAAACTGGTGCCTTGAGCAAACTGCCTCGGGTCAAAGGAACATTGgtacagagctagaagggaccattAAAGGCTAGTCTAATTCTTCTCATCTTTTAGATAACAAAGCTCACACCCatagaggggaagtgacttgatcaagatcACACAGTCATTAAATAGCAAATTCAacctttgaactcaggtcctttaaTTCCACATCTAATTCTCCTTTAGAATATGGCTTATGAGCATCAATGATTATGTAGCACCAAAATCATGTGCACTTGTAAAAAGTCACTTTTAGGGACCGTTCAGTGGCACAGTAAAGATAGAATGCCATACCTGGAATTGGattaacctgggttcaaatttggcctcagacacgtcctagctgtgtgaccttgggtaaatccctttaccccatttgcctagaccttgcccttctatctgttgtttctaagacagaaagttgaggttttttaaaagtcacaCTTAAAAGAGTTCCTCATCtaggcttccatttcttcatatgcaaaataTTATCTTCTCCTAACCCTATATgctgagataaaagaaaaagatcttggaCTTCATCATCAACCAGCAGCAACATCCCCTGAGAACTTTCTAAAGGTGCTCATCACTGAGGCAGAACATAAAGGGAGGAGATATGTCTCTGCCTACTACTCGCCACAGGCTTATAGTCTagatgaaggagagaaaacaaattCCGGTTTCCAGGCAAGAGTCTCCTGAGAGGAGGAAGATTCAACCTGGCACTTCAGCAGGAGGACTTCCTCCCACAGGAAGGATTAGAACATGGAGAGTAATGAGGACTTCTGGActtctgctttaatttttaggaagttttcttGAGGGTGGGGGTGGTGTGGTTGGGCATTCTAGAGCATGATGGTTGGGGAAAATTGCCTCTTGAGGTCTCTTTCACAGCCCAAGAATACTTGAATTCCATGAGCTCTTTGATTCCAAGAAATCTAGGGTCCTCGAGATCTGAAGATCGGAAGGCTGCCACTTTCTGGGGGTAaagtttagccattctccaaatacacctttccttcctcccttctttccttccttcctttctttctttctatttctgctCAAACTCTGAACGTAGAGAGAACTTTCAGTTTCTGGGATTCTTACTCTATTTCCCCCCCTAGATATGAAGAGGAGGTAGCCCTGAGGGCAACAGCAGAGAACGAGTTTGTGATACTAAAGAAGGTGAGTGCTGAGGCCCAGGACACCCTAGACTAGAAAAAGGAGAGGATATGTCCCTCCTGGGAAATATACTGGAACCCTAAGACCTCAAAGGAGGCCATTTGACTTTGCCAACATCACACACAGGGCACCCTAGctgcaaagaaatgaaagaagtatCAATGATGCTGATGATGCTGATGATgctactgttgttgttcagttgtttcaatagtgtccaacttttcatggcCCCAATtagggggtttcttggcaaagatgctggggtgttttgtcatttccctctccagatcattttacagacgagaaaGCTTTGGcaagcaaggttaaatgactgtTTTTCTCACAACATTCCTGAGATAGAGGATATATAAACTCCGGAAGGTTGGCGGGGAAGTTACTTTTGAAGGGAAGGATAGCGAGAGGATCTGCCACAAGCTCTCTAATCTCCATTTCTCCTCTGCAGGATGTGGATTTTGCCTACCTCCGAAAATCAGACCTGGAGGCCAACGCAGAGGCCCTGACGGAGGAAACTAATTTCTTGAGGGCTCTGTATGAGTTGGTGAGGAggggtagggttagggttaggaatacAGGAAGAGGGTGATGGAAGATGGCCAGATGGTGGAAAGGGTTCCTAGCTTCTGAGTTATGGAGCCAGTCAAGTATAAGATGGCAGCCAGTGATTCAAGGGGGTTGGAGGGGATACAAAAATGCATCATGAAGAGTTTTCTAATGGAAACTTGGGGagtagaaaatcatttgaggtcaTTTTCCTTCATCATACTCTAGACAACCTGTGTTATTCATGATTACTATGGAGATGGGTATAAACAGCAAGAACTTGCCAAGGAATTGAGCTCGGGCACAAGTCCAGGACCCAAAAGAATACAGATGATAGGTAGAGATAAAGAATCTCTGCAGAACCTGTGAGTCAGATCAAAATTAGGCAAAAGGTCCACTGGAAAGTCAGGAAGGGTATTATAAGAAATCTGTAGGTCATAACAGAAATGCAACGTCCCTGGGTAGCCTTCTCCCTTTTTTGGTGAGTTTCTGTGGGGCTGTGGGGCTGGGTAGGGAGTTTCTGAGGATCTGAGCAACAGAGGCATATATaataagggaaaggagagggaggactTGAGGGGCAGCTTTAGAGAGATGGGAGTCTATTCTGAATAAGCCTTTGTGACCCTTCCCTCAGGAAATCCAAGTTCTGCAGTCCCACATCTCAGACACCTCTGTCGTGGTGAAGATGGACAACAGCCGAGAACTCAACATGGACTGTGTCATTGCTGAGATCAAGGCTCAATATGATGACGTTGCCAGGCGCAGCCGAGCTGAGGCTGAGTCCTGGTACCGTAGCAAGGTGAATGGGCCTAAATATCACCTACTAGAAATAAGtcagtaaaaaatattattattattattattaattattttaatagctaccatttatatagcacttactatgtaccaggaccTCTGCTAAGCTCTTCAcagttattatcttatttgatcttcacctgggaggtgggtgctgatattacccctattttacagataaggaaactgaggcaaacagcaattgtgacttgccaagagtgtctgaggccagatttgaactcaagtctttctgattccaggccccatactctatccactatgacatCTACCTGTCAACTTTATGCCTAAGCTTTGGGCATACATAAAAAAAGCAACAGATAGTTCatgctttcaagaagctcacatgtaatgggggagacaacaactaaataaatatgtataaacaagatatagatatagatatgacaAAAGGGAAATACATGGagtgaataagaaaataagagaagttgggaaagccttcctgtagaagataggaagccagagaagtcagtaggcagagatgaggagggagagtactCCAGACatcagagacagccagagaaaatgcctggatcCAAAagatcagtgtcactggattaaagaATACATGGCAGGGAGTAAGGGGTATGAAGACTGAAAAGGTCAAGGGGGAAGAGCTTAGGAAGAGCAGCAGATACCAAAGAGGGATTTTGTGCTTGTTACTaggggcaatagggagccactgaagtttgaAGTACGATGTGGCATGGTCAGATctgcattttaagaaaatcattttggtggttGGATGGGGGATTGGAGAGACACTTGAGAGCTGAAGCAGGTCTACCCATCAACAGACTATTGCAAAAGTTCAGACATGAAGTGATAAAAGTTTGCACCAGAGAGTtgacagtgtcagaagagagaagaaggtatACTTGAAAAACACTGGCATGGTAAACTTGACAGGATAAAATTGATAGGAGGTGAGAGATACCGAGGAGTTGAAGACGATAGCTAGGTTTtgagcctgagggactgggaaGATGATATTGTCCTCTACAGTATAATAAGGAAGTTAGGAGGGAGGGCTTAAGGACGATAAGGagtttctgttttggacatgttaagaTGCTTATTGGACATCcaattcaagatgtctgaaaaacAGTTGAAGATGCAAGTTTGGAGGTCAGCAGAAAGATCAAAGCAAAAGTTGATGTGCAAATCATCAGCTTAGAGATGGGAGCTACATCCACATAGCTGAGGAGAACATCAAGtgagggagaagagggggaggTCCCAGGATAGAGCCCTGTAGGACACCTATGGATAGAGGGCAGTATCTGGAGGAGGAACCaacaaaggagattgagaaggagcagtcagataggGAAGAAGAGAGCTGGGACAGAGCAGTGTCCAAAAAACACAGAGAGAAGGGAGTATCAAGGAGGAGAAGGTAATGGACAGTGTCAAAGGCTAAAACgaaaggtcaaggagaatgagaacGAGAAAAAGCCATTGGGTTTAAGAACTAGGAAATCACTGGTCACTTTGGAAAGAGCAGTACTGTGCgggttaagaagagaatgagatgaGACAAAGCCGAGGCACCTGTTGAAGGTGGCCTTTTCAAGTTCAGTCACAAAGGGCAGAAGGGACATAGGCTAGTTGTGGAAATAGAAGATCAAGTGAGAGTTTTTGCGGATTTGGGAGATCTGAGCATGTATGTAGGCAGtgaggaaatgaagagaaaaatgagtgCTAGAATAGGGTA contains these protein-coding regions:
- the LOC130454799 gene encoding keratin, type II cuticular Hb1-like, with the translated sequence MQPNPMGLGNIRERDGISFLKTAQCHLLFGLFPLLQSTMSRRSFRSSTSCRVQNVSSYSAYVPRMGDRCCISAAPYRGVSCYRGLTGFGSRSICGGYRAGSCGRSFGYRSGGVCGPSPPCITTVSVNESLLTPLNLEMDPNAQCVKHEEKEQIKCLNSKFAAFIDKVRFLEQQNKLLETKWKFYQNRKCCESNLEPLFNGYMETLKRELECVEADSGRLAAEFNHIQEVLEGYRKRYEEEVALRATAENEFVILKKDVDFAYLRKSDLEANAEALTEETNFLRALYELEIQVLQSHISDTSVVVKMDNSRELNMDCVIAEIKAQYDDVARRSRAEAESWYRSKCEEMKATIIRHGESLRKTKEEINELNRTIQRLTAEVENAKCQNCKLEAAVTQSEQQGEAALNDARCKLAELEGALQKAKQDMACLLKEYQEVMNSKLGLDIEITTYKRLLEGEEQRLCEGVGAMNVCVSSSRGGVVCRDLCVSGSRSVAGSVCSAQSSGNMAVNTGTQSFSRSSRSVRFA